A genomic window from Massilia sp. METH4 includes:
- a CDS encoding carboxylesterase/lipase family protein, which yields MFVSPRRAFLKQSFAATATLSGLSGLQAQAAGDSPVATTRHGRVRGYRDNSINVFKGVRYGADTAPRRFMAPLPPQPWGGIRDALEHGAASPQSSREDATSEDCLFLNVYTPGLADGARRPVMFYIHGGAYNNGSGSSPLYDGVRLCRRGDVVVVTVNHRLNAFGYLYLARHGGEHYADSGNAGQLDLVLALRWVRDNIGAFGGDPDNVTVFGQSGGGAKIATLMATPAAAGLFHRAATMSGQQVTASGPLNAALRAQAVLDALKLAPNRVDDIRTLPYQRIVEVLGTRDPVLPFGGVSFAPVLDERNLPRHPFYPDAPPQSARIPMMIGNTHDETRAFLGGDPANFNLAWDQLPGKLVPNMRVDIQPEAVIAAYRKLYPGLSASDLLFKITTASRSWRGAIIEAEERAKAGSPAFVYQLDWATPKDGGKFGAPHASDIQLVFDNIAKPGATAIGPQAQPMADMMSEAFIAFARTGNPDNRLLPHWEPYDMARRQTMIFDVPPRMEDDPRGAERRIFARVPYVQPGT from the coding sequence ATGTTCGTATCGCCACGCCGCGCCTTCCTGAAGCAATCGTTCGCCGCCACCGCCACCCTTTCAGGCCTCTCTGGCCTGCAAGCCCAGGCGGCGGGAGACTCGCCGGTCGCCACCACGCGGCACGGCCGGGTGCGCGGCTACCGCGACAACAGCATCAACGTCTTCAAGGGCGTGCGCTATGGCGCGGATACGGCGCCGCGCCGCTTCATGGCGCCGCTGCCGCCGCAACCCTGGGGCGGCATCCGGGACGCGCTCGAACACGGCGCGGCCTCGCCGCAGTCTTCCCGGGAAGACGCGACGAGCGAGGATTGCCTGTTCCTGAACGTGTACACGCCCGGCCTCGCCGATGGCGCGCGCCGCCCGGTCATGTTCTACATCCACGGGGGCGCCTACAACAACGGTTCCGGTTCCAGCCCGCTGTACGACGGCGTGCGGCTGTGCCGGCGAGGCGACGTGGTGGTGGTGACCGTCAACCACCGCCTGAATGCGTTCGGCTACCTGTACCTGGCGCGCCACGGCGGAGAACACTATGCCGATTCCGGCAACGCCGGCCAGCTCGACCTCGTCCTCGCGCTGCGCTGGGTGCGCGACAACATCGGCGCGTTCGGCGGCGATCCCGACAACGTGACCGTGTTCGGACAATCCGGTGGCGGCGCCAAGATCGCCACGCTCATGGCAACGCCCGCGGCGGCCGGCCTGTTCCACCGCGCCGCCACGATGAGCGGGCAGCAGGTGACGGCCAGCGGCCCGCTCAACGCCGCGTTGCGCGCGCAGGCGGTGCTGGATGCGCTGAAGCTGGCGCCGAACCGCGTGGACGACATCCGCACGCTGCCCTATCAACGGATCGTCGAGGTGCTGGGCACGCGCGACCCGGTGCTGCCGTTCGGCGGCGTGTCGTTCGCACCCGTGCTGGACGAGCGCAACCTGCCGCGCCACCCGTTCTATCCGGACGCGCCGCCCCAGTCGGCCCGCATTCCGATGATGATCGGTAACACGCACGATGAAACGCGCGCCTTCCTCGGCGGCGACCCGGCCAATTTCAACCTCGCATGGGACCAGCTGCCCGGCAAGCTCGTGCCGAACATGCGCGTCGACATCCAGCCCGAGGCCGTGATCGCCGCCTACCGCAAGCTCTATCCGGGACTGTCGGCCAGCGACCTGCTGTTCAAGATCACTACCGCCTCGCGCTCCTGGCGCGGCGCCATCATCGAGGCGGAAGAGCGGGCGAAAGCCGGCAGCCCCGCCTTCGTCTACCAGCTCGACTGGGCCACGCCAAAGGATGGCGGCAAGTTCGGCGCGCCGCACGCCTCCGACATCCAGCTCGTGTTCGACAATATCGCCAAGCCGGGCGCCACCGCGATCGGCCCGCAGGCGCAGCCGATGGCCGACATGATGAGCGAGGCGTTCATCGCCTTTGCCCGCACCGGCAATCCGGACAACCGGCTGCTGCCGCACTGGGAGCCGTACGACATGGCGCGGCGGCAGACCATGATCTTCGACGTGCCGCCACGCATGGAGGACGATCCGCGGGGGGCCGAGCGGCGCATCTTCGCCAGAGTGCCGTACGTGCAGCCAGGAACATGA
- a CDS encoding TOBE domain-containing protein: MSIKAINVRNQFRGKVKEIIDGPVVSEVDIETPAGIVTSVITTRSVRDLGLAPGVEVVALVKATEVSVAKL, encoded by the coding sequence ATGAGCATCAAGGCAATCAACGTCCGTAACCAGTTCCGCGGCAAGGTGAAGGAAATCATCGACGGCCCGGTCGTGTCGGAAGTCGATATCGAAACCCCGGCCGGCATCGTCACGTCGGTGATCACCACCCGCTCCGTGCGCGACCTGGGCCTGGCGCCCGGCGTGGAAGTGGTGGCTCTCGTGAAGGCCACCGAAGTCTCGGTCGCCAAGCTGTAA
- a CDS encoding sigma-54 dependent transcriptional regulator codes for MNKVLTFPDSFGMALSIRAKALLFHDPRSLALLEQVERVARSDATVLVIGETGTGKELVARHIHAQSERAGPFIAVNCGAFSESLIDAELFGHEAGAFTGASQARAGWFEAANGGTLFLDEIGDLSPALQVKLLRVLQERQVVRLGSRRAIPLDVRLVAATNVDLHKAIAADRFRSDLYYRLSVATVNLPPLYERPGDILPLARHFIGLYGAKMKLDGVALEADAESALLAYDWPGNIRELENVIHYALIVCRQQRILAEDLRIGGRVPAGRPPAVATVPVAPAHHDSGARAVSGLEQLDALLNDLVEAGEPALFDTVEERLIRVAFDACEQNQVQTAKALGISRNVLRTHLKRFGLIGGDPADARIESRDFHGVRAAM; via the coding sequence GTGAACAAGGTACTGACTTTTCCCGATTCGTTCGGGATGGCGCTGTCGATCCGCGCCAAGGCGCTGCTATTCCACGACCCCCGTTCCCTTGCATTGCTCGAGCAGGTGGAAAGAGTGGCGCGCAGCGACGCCACCGTGCTGGTGATCGGCGAGACCGGCACGGGCAAGGAGCTCGTCGCGCGCCATATCCATGCGCAAAGCGAGCGTGCCGGCCCTTTCATCGCCGTCAACTGCGGCGCCTTCAGCGAATCGCTGATCGACGCGGAACTGTTCGGCCATGAGGCGGGCGCTTTTACGGGGGCAAGCCAGGCCCGCGCCGGCTGGTTCGAGGCCGCCAACGGCGGCACGCTGTTCCTCGACGAGATCGGCGACCTGTCGCCCGCGCTGCAAGTGAAGCTGTTGCGCGTGCTGCAGGAGCGGCAGGTGGTGCGCCTGGGCTCGCGCCGCGCGATCCCGCTCGACGTGCGGCTGGTGGCCGCCACCAACGTGGACCTGCACAAGGCGATCGCCGCGGACCGCTTCCGTTCGGACCTGTATTACCGGCTCAGCGTGGCCACCGTCAACCTGCCGCCGCTGTACGAGCGGCCCGGCGACATCCTGCCGCTGGCGCGCCACTTCATCGGCCTGTACGGCGCGAAGATGAAGCTCGATGGCGTGGCGCTGGAAGCCGATGCGGAAAGCGCGCTGCTGGCCTACGACTGGCCCGGCAATATTCGCGAGCTGGAAAACGTGATCCACTATGCCTTGATCGTGTGCCGCCAGCAGCGCATCCTCGCCGAGGACCTGCGTATCGGCGGTCGGGTCCCGGCAGGGCGCCCACCCGCGGTCGCCACCGTGCCGGTCGCCCCGGCTCATCACGACAGCGGTGCGCGGGCGGTGTCGGGGCTGGAGCAGCTGGACGCGCTGCTGAACGATCTCGTCGAGGCGGGCGAGCCGGCACTGTTCGATACCGTCGAGGAGCGGCTGATCCGCGTGGCCTTCGACGCCTGCGAGCAGAACCAGGTGCAGACGGCAAAGGCATTGGGCATCAGCCGCAACGTGCTGCGCACGCACCTCAAGCGTTTCGGCCTGATCGGCGGCGACCCGGCCGATGCGCGCATCGAATCGCGCGACTTCCACGGCGTGCGCGCCGCCATGTAA
- a CDS encoding GNAT family N-acetyltransferase, with protein sequence MPLSFSEIDPAQAPLDLLLLADPSETKVRSYLASSRCFAAFDGGAIVAACAVQARGGGTHELMSIAVRPGSQKSGIGTALLEWVVGFHEKAGAARLEVGTGSFGYQLAFYQRQGFRVTAIDRDFFTTNYPEPIFEQGIRLLDMLRLTREFGSPHPS encoded by the coding sequence ATGCCCCTGTCCTTCTCGGAAATCGATCCCGCGCAAGCCCCATTGGACCTGCTGCTGCTGGCGGACCCCAGCGAAACGAAAGTGCGCTCCTACCTCGCCAGTTCGCGATGCTTCGCGGCATTCGACGGCGGTGCGATCGTTGCCGCCTGCGCCGTGCAGGCGCGCGGCGGCGGCACTCATGAACTCATGAGCATCGCAGTGCGCCCCGGCAGCCAGAAGTCGGGCATCGGCACGGCTTTGCTGGAATGGGTCGTCGGCTTCCACGAAAAGGCTGGCGCGGCGCGGCTGGAGGTCGGCACCGGATCTTTTGGCTACCAGCTGGCGTTCTACCAGCGCCAGGGCTTCCGGGTCACCGCGATCGACAGGGACTTCTTCACCACGAATTACCCCGAGCCGATCTTCGAGCAGGGCATCCGGCTCCTCGACATGCTGAGGCTTACGCGCGAATTCGGCTCGCCCCATCCGTCATGA